One part of the Gadus macrocephalus chromosome 8, ASM3116895v1 genome encodes these proteins:
- the rpl37a gene encoding large ribosomal subunit protein eL43: MAKRTKKVGIVGKYGTRYGASLRKMVKKIEISQHAKYTCSFCGKTKMKRRAVGIWHCGSCMKTVAGGAWTYNTTSAVTVKSAIRRLKELKDQ, from the exons ATG GCCAAGCGCACCAAGAAGGTGGGGATCGTTGGTAAATACGGCACGCGTTATGGCGCGTCGCTGAGGAAGATGGTCAAGAAGATCGAGATCAGCCAGCACGCTAAATATACCTGCTCCTTCTGCGGCAAG AccaagatgaagaggagggcagTCGGTATCTGGCATTGCGGATCCTGCATGAAGACCGTGGCTGGAGGAGCCTGGACATACAA CACGACTTCTGCCGTTACGGTAAAGTCGGCCATCAGGAGACTGAAGGAGTTGAAGGACCAGTAA
- the cfap410 gene encoding cilia and flagella associated protein 410: protein MKLTRKLVLAKAKASDLDSVRKLNCWGCSLSDISIFSQIPNIDVLTLSVNSISSLSPLAGCHSLCELYLRRNSIQSLSELCHLRSLSRLRVLWLAENPCCGPEASRYRLTVLRCLPRLQKLDNQVVTEEEVSLALAHGEDITTPPTTVQDQLSTNGMADVDTENDPLNYNMEETNKIREQLGMKLLARDKFESLSSPVTKEAKLPFKKTHTLEAVLLLMKDLDQEELQIVHTVALNRLQMYTVGTETLKDAMKTEKTTDMQH from the exons ATGAAGCTTACAAGAAAACTGGTTCTTGCTAAGGCTAAGGCCTCTGACTTGGACAGCGTGAGGAAACTTAACTGCTG GGGATGCAGTCTATCAGAT ATTTCTATATTTTCCCAAATTCCCAATATTGATGTGCTGACTCTCAG TGTCAACAGCATCTCGTCGCTCTCCCCTCTCGCGGGGTGCCACTCTCTGTGTGAGCTCTACCTGAGGAGAAACTCCATCCAGTCCCTCTCCGAGCTCTGTCACCTCCGCTCCCTGTCCCGCCTGAGGGTGCTGTGGCTGGCTGAGAATCCCTGTTGTGGACCGGAGGCTAGCAGATACAGACTCACCGTGCTCCGCTGCCTGCCCCGCCTGCAGAAGCTAGACAACCAGG TGGTCACAGAGGAGGAAGTTTCATTGGCTCTCGCCCATGGGGAAGACATTACCACACCCCCGACCACGGTACAGGACCAGCTGTCAACCAATGGGATGGCAGACGTGGACACCGAGAATGACCCCCTCAATTACAACATGGAGGAAACCAA TAAAATCAGGGAACAACTGGGAATGAAGCTTCTTGCCAGGGACAAGTTTGAGTCTCTTTCCTCTCCGGTGACTAAAGAAGCCAAACTGCCTTTTAAAAAG ACGCATACTCTGGAAGCGGTGCTTCTGCTGATGAAGGATCTGGACCAGGAGGAACTGCAGATCGTCCACACAGTCGCCCTGAACCGACTCCAAATGTACACGGTCGGTACAGAGACCCTTAAAGACGCCATGAAGACTGAGAAAACTACAGACATGCAACACTGA
- the orc2 gene encoding origin recognition complex subunit 2 isoform X1, whose amino-acid sequence MSVLEVKFVGDEEVLEHIVDIKEAGRATDAPVQKMVTFKKSAGRRARVDEDGDDSEEDEVLNEQKYVQALGTESAIADNEEPGSVVAGAAVFSFQKYKRSQGLAERASELARTPGKSVTFSGPSDTEPSTPVRSGRSSKIENRTPQKGRKVKFVSTTPHRLRKRLTAPSMRSDSDSELSPSDSEEGEGEKSEEEEKEKETVKQTLRTPSKAKQSAALYKTPAKKTRTLPEAPTDQPSLIEEYFEAHSSTKVVTSDRTLQRLQTPKLDRETLFRLLGDTPSCYASEIQEIHSKHQKHFSKWMLQLQLGFSVVVYGLGSKKALLEDFRLSQLSQELHLVVNGFFPSITLKSILNAVTSEALDHQGTFRNPSDQIDYISQTLKDSPDLHIYLLIHNIDGSMLRGEKTQSALGHLASLPNMHLVASIDHINAPLVWDQCKQSQFNWLWWECVTYQRYVEETSYENSLLVQQTGALALSSLTHVLRSLTSNARGIFKLLVEFQLENRDNPSYIGLSFQDFYQRCREAFLVNSDLTLRTQLTEFRDHKLIRTRKGADGVEYLNVPVDTSTLLDFLEKEDGD is encoded by the exons ATGAGTGTGCTTGAAGTGAAGTTCGTGGGAGATGAGGAGGTCCTGGAACACATCGTTGACATCAAAGAGG cCGGACGTGCTACCGATGCACCGGTCCAGAAGATGGTGACGTTTAAGAAATCAGCAGGCAGACGGGCCAGAGTGGATGAGGATGGTGACGATAGTGAAGAAGATGAGGTCCTGAACGAGCAGAAATATGTCCAGGCGCTCGGAACAGAGAGTgcaatag CAGACAACGAGGAGCCGGGGTCTGTGGTGGCGGGGGCCGCCGTCTTCAGCTTCCAGAAGTACAAGCGCTCCCAGGGCCTGGCCGAACGAG CGAGTGAATTGGCACGCACCCCGGGGAAGAGTGTGACCTTCAGTGGGCCTTCCGACACCGAGCCATCGACCCCTGTACGCTCAGGACGCA GTTCAAAGATTGAGAACAGGACCCCCCAGAAG GGCAGGAAGGTGAAGTTTgtctccaccaccccccacagGCTCCGGAAAAGACTAACGG CGCCCAGCATGCGGTCGGACAGCGACAGCGAGCTGTCTCCCTCTGACagcgaggagggagagggggagaagagcgaggaggaggagaaggagaaggagacggtCAAGCAGACCCTCCGCACGCCCAGCAAGGCCAAGCAGTCGGCCGCCCTCTACAAGACCCCCGCCAAGAAGACCCGGACCCTTCCGGAAGCCCCCACAGACCAG CCCAGTCTGATCGAGGAGTATTTCGAAGCGCACAGCAGCACCAAGGTCGTCACATCAGACCGGACCCTCCAGCGCCTGCAGACCCCCAAACTCGACCGG GAGACTCTGTTTCGCCTGCTGGGGGACACTCCCTCCTGTTATGCCTCAGAGATCCAAGAGATCCACAGCAAACACCAGAAGCACTTCAGCAAGTGGATGCTGCAGCTaca GCTGGGCTTCAGTGTGGTGGTCTACGGCCTGGGCAGCAAGAAGGCGCTGTTGGAGGACTTCCGTCTGTCCCAGCTGTCCCAAGAGCTACACCTGGTGGTCAACGGATTCTTCCCCTCCATCACGCTCAAATCC ATCTTAAATGCTGTGACATCAGAGGCCCTCGACCACCAGGGAACGTTCCGGAATCCCTCGGATCAAATCGATTACATCAGCCAGACCCTGAAAGACA GCCCTGATCTCCACATATACCTGCTGATCCACAACATCGACGGCTCCATGCTCCGAGGAGAGAAGACCCAGAGTGCTTTGGGGCACCTGGCGTCCCTTCCCAACATGCACCTGGTGGCGTCCATTGACCACATCAACGCCCCACTGG TGTGGGACCAGTGCAAGCAGAGCCAGTTCAACTGGCTGTGGTGGGAGTGTGTGACGTACCAGCGGTACGTGGAGGAGACGTCGTACGAGAACTCCCTGCTGGTGCAGCAGACGGGCGCCCtggccctctcctctctcacgcACGTCCTGCGCAGCTTGACCTCCAACGCCAG GGGGATTTTCAAGCTTCTGGTGGAATTTCAGTTGGAGAACAGAGACAACCCCTCATATATCG GCTTATCCTTCCAAGATTTCTACCAGCGCTGTCGTGAGGCGTTCctggtgaactctgacctcaCCCTGAGAACCCAGCTGACTGAGTTCAGAGACCACAAACTGATCCGGACCCGCAAG GGTGCTGACGGAGTTGAATACCTGAATGTTCCCGTGGATACCAGCACCTTGTTGGACTTCCTTGAGAAAGAGGACGGTGACTGA
- the orc2 gene encoding origin recognition complex subunit 2 isoform X2, producing the protein MSVLEVKFVGDEEVLEHIVDIKEAGRATDAPVQKMVTFKKSAGRRARVDEDGDDSEEDEVLNEQKYVQALGTESAIDNEEPGSVVAGAAVFSFQKYKRSQGLAERASELARTPGKSVTFSGPSDTEPSTPVRSGRSSKIENRTPQKGRKVKFVSTTPHRLRKRLTAPSMRSDSDSELSPSDSEEGEGEKSEEEEKEKETVKQTLRTPSKAKQSAALYKTPAKKTRTLPEAPTDQPSLIEEYFEAHSSTKVVTSDRTLQRLQTPKLDRETLFRLLGDTPSCYASEIQEIHSKHQKHFSKWMLQLQLGFSVVVYGLGSKKALLEDFRLSQLSQELHLVVNGFFPSITLKSILNAVTSEALDHQGTFRNPSDQIDYISQTLKDSPDLHIYLLIHNIDGSMLRGEKTQSALGHLASLPNMHLVASIDHINAPLVWDQCKQSQFNWLWWECVTYQRYVEETSYENSLLVQQTGALALSSLTHVLRSLTSNARGIFKLLVEFQLENRDNPSYIGLSFQDFYQRCREAFLVNSDLTLRTQLTEFRDHKLIRTRKGADGVEYLNVPVDTSTLLDFLEKEDGD; encoded by the exons ATGAGTGTGCTTGAAGTGAAGTTCGTGGGAGATGAGGAGGTCCTGGAACACATCGTTGACATCAAAGAGG cCGGACGTGCTACCGATGCACCGGTCCAGAAGATGGTGACGTTTAAGAAATCAGCAGGCAGACGGGCCAGAGTGGATGAGGATGGTGACGATAGTGAAGAAGATGAGGTCCTGAACGAGCAGAAATATGTCCAGGCGCTCGGAACAGAGAGTgcaatag ACAACGAGGAGCCGGGGTCTGTGGTGGCGGGGGCCGCCGTCTTCAGCTTCCAGAAGTACAAGCGCTCCCAGGGCCTGGCCGAACGAG CGAGTGAATTGGCACGCACCCCGGGGAAGAGTGTGACCTTCAGTGGGCCTTCCGACACCGAGCCATCGACCCCTGTACGCTCAGGACGCA GTTCAAAGATTGAGAACAGGACCCCCCAGAAG GGCAGGAAGGTGAAGTTTgtctccaccaccccccacagGCTCCGGAAAAGACTAACGG CGCCCAGCATGCGGTCGGACAGCGACAGCGAGCTGTCTCCCTCTGACagcgaggagggagagggggagaagagcgaggaggaggagaaggagaaggagacggtCAAGCAGACCCTCCGCACGCCCAGCAAGGCCAAGCAGTCGGCCGCCCTCTACAAGACCCCCGCCAAGAAGACCCGGACCCTTCCGGAAGCCCCCACAGACCAG CCCAGTCTGATCGAGGAGTATTTCGAAGCGCACAGCAGCACCAAGGTCGTCACATCAGACCGGACCCTCCAGCGCCTGCAGACCCCCAAACTCGACCGG GAGACTCTGTTTCGCCTGCTGGGGGACACTCCCTCCTGTTATGCCTCAGAGATCCAAGAGATCCACAGCAAACACCAGAAGCACTTCAGCAAGTGGATGCTGCAGCTaca GCTGGGCTTCAGTGTGGTGGTCTACGGCCTGGGCAGCAAGAAGGCGCTGTTGGAGGACTTCCGTCTGTCCCAGCTGTCCCAAGAGCTACACCTGGTGGTCAACGGATTCTTCCCCTCCATCACGCTCAAATCC ATCTTAAATGCTGTGACATCAGAGGCCCTCGACCACCAGGGAACGTTCCGGAATCCCTCGGATCAAATCGATTACATCAGCCAGACCCTGAAAGACA GCCCTGATCTCCACATATACCTGCTGATCCACAACATCGACGGCTCCATGCTCCGAGGAGAGAAGACCCAGAGTGCTTTGGGGCACCTGGCGTCCCTTCCCAACATGCACCTGGTGGCGTCCATTGACCACATCAACGCCCCACTGG TGTGGGACCAGTGCAAGCAGAGCCAGTTCAACTGGCTGTGGTGGGAGTGTGTGACGTACCAGCGGTACGTGGAGGAGACGTCGTACGAGAACTCCCTGCTGGTGCAGCAGACGGGCGCCCtggccctctcctctctcacgcACGTCCTGCGCAGCTTGACCTCCAACGCCAG GGGGATTTTCAAGCTTCTGGTGGAATTTCAGTTGGAGAACAGAGACAACCCCTCATATATCG GCTTATCCTTCCAAGATTTCTACCAGCGCTGTCGTGAGGCGTTCctggtgaactctgacctcaCCCTGAGAACCCAGCTGACTGAGTTCAGAGACCACAAACTGATCCGGACCCGCAAG GGTGCTGACGGAGTTGAATACCTGAATGTTCCCGTGGATACCAGCACCTTGTTGGACTTCCTTGAGAAAGAGGACGGTGACTGA
- the zgc:162816 gene encoding D-serine dehydratase yields the protein MEGDPISKLCTPAMVVDVDIVKRNAQRMVDRYQDLGVKLRPHMKTHKTLECGDIMTGGSRRCVVVSTLAEASFYADHGFDDILYAYPLPFDKLERCAALSERLSLFQVLLDHPQALELLSKRPLRAGRPWHVWLKLDCGNGRAGVLHSEPEALQLAQAIAKTEGVELTGVYAHCGNSYHCKGVEKIQAVAQETTTLTLQFMEKLRAAGINCKSSIGSTPSCSHPIKDMGQLSEVHPGNYVFYDVQQSLIGSCSMEDVAVRVLTRVIGHCPHRNQLLVDCGWAALSQDGAGRLPSGYAVIEGHPDLKLLSMTQEHGRVEPITGELDYSKYPLGSLLKLVPYHSCATAMMHSVYHVHSGGRLVGKWFPTRGW from the exons ATGGAAGGCGACCCAATTTCAAAGCTATGCACGCCCGCCATGGTGGTGGATGTAGACATCGTGAAGAGAAATGCTCAGAGGATGGTCGATCGCTATCAGGATCTGGGAGTGAAGCTGAGACCGCATATGAAGACCCATAAAACCCT ggagtgCGGGGACATTATGACCGGGGGTTCTCGGCGGTGTGTGGTGGTCTCCACCCTGGCAGAAGCCTCCTTCTACGCCGACCATGGGTTCGATGATATCCTCTATGCTTACCCCCTTCCATTTGATAAG ctggaGCGCTGTGCAGCCCTGTCGGAGAGGCTCAGTCTGTTCCAGGTCCTGCTGGACCACCCCCAGGCCCTGGAGCTGCTCAGCAAGAGGCCCCTGAGGGCCGGACGCCCCTGGCACGTCTGGCTCAAACTGGACTGTGGCAACGGGAGAG CCGGTGTCTTGCACTCCGAACCAGAAGCTCTCCAATTGGCTCAGGCCATCGCCAAGACGGAGGGGGTGGAGCTTACCGGTGTGTACGCACACTGTGGGAACTCTTATCACTGCAAAGGGGTGGAGAAAATACAAGCGGTCGCCCAGGAAACGACCACTTTAACACTACAGTTCATGGAAAA ACTGAGAGCCGCTGGCATCAACTGCAAGTCCAGCATTGGCTCCACCCCCTCCTGTAGCCATCCAATCAAAGACATGGGCCAGCTCAGTGAGGTTCACCCAGGAAACTACGTCTTCTACG ATGTGCAGCAGTCGCTGATCGGCTCGTGCAGTATGGAGGATGTTGCTGTGCGGGTTTTGACCAGAGTCATCGGACACTGTCCTCACAGGAACCAGCTGCTGGTGGACTGCGGGTGGGCGGCTCTCAG TCAGGACGGAGCAGGAAGGCTGCCCTCTGGATACGCTGTGATTGAAGGACATCCAGACCTCAA GTTGCTGTCCATGACCCAGGAGCATGGCAGAGTAGAGCCAATCACAGGGGAGCTGGACTACAGCAAATACCCCCTGGGCTCCCTGCTCAAACTGGTTCCATACCac TCTTGTGCCACAGCCATGATGCATAGCGTGTACCACGTCCACTCTGGTGGGCGTCTGGTAGGGAAGTGGTTCCCCACCCGTGGATGGTGA